The sequence CCCCTAAAAACGTTTGAACGTTCAAACGTTTCTGGATGTCCTAACCCAAGTGACTATGGCTATATTTAGAATTTCAGACTTCCACCGCAAAAAATATTGATTAATTTAAGCAAATAAGGCCGTTCCGTAGTTTTCTTTGAACCAGAAGCTTTGCTCAGCCCCAGGGACTCGGGCTCGACTCTACAGCCATCCCTTTGACAAAGATTCTGACGAAACCATTGACAGAGGGCGATTCAGCACGATACATCATGATCACAGGCAATAATAGTTTATAGAATGCAAAGATTTCTGAATTTTTGGCTTTTTTGGCCTCAGGAGAGATGGACATGAACGCCAATTTGATCATGTCCAATATTTTGAACCCCCCAGTGCTATTTTTCTTTTTGGGGATGCTAGCCGTATTCGTTAAATCTGATTTAGAAATTCCACCGCCAATTCCTAAGCTATTTTCGCTTTATTTACTGCTAGCGATCGGGTTTAAAGGAGGCGTTGAGCTGACTAAAAGCGGCATTAATCAGCAGGTGGTGCTGACTATTTTAGCCGCTATCATGATGGCCTGCGCGGTGCCCTTATACACCTTCTTTATTCTGCGGCTCAAGCTCGATACCTACGACTCGGCTGCGATAGCCGCTACCTACGGCTCGATCAGCGCCGTCACCTTTATTACCGCCAGCGCCTTTTTGACCGAGTTAGGCATGCCCTTTGATGGCTTTATGGTGGCCGCTTTGGCCTTAATGGAATCTCCCGCCATCATTGTGGGGCTGATTCTCGTCAATTTCTTTGCCAGAGATGAAAAGCGTGAATTTGTCTGGTCTGAGGTGCTGCGCGATGCCTTTCTTAATAGCTCGGTCTTTTTGCTGGTGGGCAGCTTAATCATCGGCATGCTGACTGGTGAGCACGGCTGGGAGGTGCTCTCGCCCTTTACCCAAGATATGTTCTATGGCGTCCTGACCTTCTTCCTGCTCGATATGGGTTTAGTCGCCGCCAAACGCATTAAAGACTTACAGAAAACCGGCGTATTCTTGATTTCCTTTGCCATACTGATCCCAATCCTCAACGCTGGCATTGGGTTGCTGATTGCCAGGGCGATCAACATGCCCCAGGGAGATGCCCTGCTGTTTGCGGTGCTGTGTGCCAGTGCTTCCTACATTGCAGTGCCTGCGGCCATGCGGTTAACGGTGCCCGAAGCCAACCCCAGCCTGTACGTGTCTACGGCCCTAGCGGTAACGTTTCCCTTCAATATCATTGTCGGCATTCCCCTTTATCTGTACGGCATCAACCTGTTGTGGAGCTAAGCCCATGCACCTTGTCAAAAAGATTGAGATCATTGCCAATTCGTTTGAGTTAGCCAAAATTTTAGACAGCCTAAAAAAGTCAGGCGTTCATGGTCATGCGGTGATTCGCAATGTGGAGGGCGAAGGGCTACGCGGCGGTAGCGAAGATTTAGATATGACTATGGGCGACAACGTCTATATCATTGCTTTTTGCATGCCTGAGCAAATTAAAACCGTGGCCGAAAATGTGCGTCCGCTGCTGAACAAATTTGGGGGCACCTGCTACATCTCCGATGTCATGGAAATTCGCTCTGTGAAATGTGTGGCGTCACTATAGGAAATGGGGTAATGGAGCACAATGTCAGCCATCTAAATCGTCGGACCGCTTTAAAGCTAGGCTGCGGTGGACTGTTGGGCTTAGCCACTGGGAAAGTAGTCTTTGGACAGGCAAAATCGGCTGCTGCCGCCAATCTAGCGTCTGTGGGGGTGGCGATGCCCAGCCCCCAGGAAGCGCTGAATCGACTGATAGAAGGTAATTTACGATTTACTCAGCACCACCTAGAGCACCCCGACCAGTCAGAAGACCGAGTAAAGGAATTGACCCAGGCGCAGCACCCCTTTGCCACGGTGTTAAGCTGTGCCGATTCGCGGGTTACCGCCGAAATCATTTTTGATCAGGGGTTAGGCGACATCTTTGATGTGCGGGTGGCAGGCAACATTGCCACGCCGGAGGTGCTGGGCAGTATTGAGTATGCTGTAGAACTGCTGGGGACGCCGTTGCTGATGGTGCTGGGCCACGAGCGCTGTGGAGCCGTCACCGCAGCGGTGGAAAATGGCCCCCTTCCCGGCGCAATTGGCACTTTTGTGCAGGCCATCTTGCCAGCGGTCAACCAGGTGAAGGGGCAGCCGGGCGATGCGGTGGACAACGCAGTATCCGCCAACGTTCGCTACCAAACGGAGCAGTTGATGCGATCGCAGCTAATCCGCGATCGCCAGCAGTCGGGCCAGCTCCAGGTGGTCGGTGCCCGCTACGACCTCGATACTGGCACCGTCACCTTAGTTACCTAATTTCTGTGAACCGCTACCCCAGCCGTTCCCGCAGATGATCGCCCACCCGCAGGGCGTTGGCGATTACCGTCAGGGCATTCCCCACGCTGGCGCTGGAGGGCATGAAACTGCTGTCTACCACATAGAGGTTGTCTAGCTCATGGGCGCGGCAGTTAGTGTCGAGCACCGAGGTGGTGGGGTCGGTGCCCATACGGCAGGTGCCGCACTGATAGGCCATCACCGGCAGGGGCACCTCTCCTCGGGGGTGCATCCCCGATCGCGAAAACACGCTGCTATCTTTTTCGACAGACTTGAGCACATCTAGCCAGCGATACACCAGGCGATCGTGGGCCTCAGCGTTGTTGGCAGAGAAGTTGACGTAGAGCTTACCGTTCTTCACCTCCACCCGGTTTTTGGGGTCGGGCAACACCTCGGTCATCGCCCACCAGGCGATCGATCGCGTCGCCAACTGCTTTAGCCCAAAGTTAGGCATAAACTTGGTCACCAGCGATAGCACCGGGGGCGACTCCGCAAAAATCGCGTCTTGCAGCACCCCGCCCATATTTTGAATGTGGCCTAGGGGATAGTCAACTTGACTGTCGCCCCAGTAGTAGTCATTGATGCCCACCGATCGCGGAAATTTACCCGAATTAGACTGAGTCGTGACCTGCACGATCGAACTGAGCTGAATCTTCATCAGGTTGCGGCCCACCTGATCAGAGCTGTTCGCCAACCCGTTGGGGTGCTTCTCGTTGGCCGACTGAAGCAGCAGCGCCGCCGAGTTAATGGCCCCGCAGGCCAGCACAATAATATCAGCCATAAAGATGTAGGGCTGACCATTGATATTGGTCTGCACGCCCTTGACCGCCGTCCCCGCAGGGTTGGTCAGAACGCTGGTCACCTGGGCTGAGGTTTTGAGAGTCACGTTGCCAAAATCTAAAGCCGGGGCAACCCCAAACACCTCGGCATCCCCGGTGGGGTCATCGTCTCGCAGCGACAGCGACATCGGCAGCGGGTAGGGGTGACAACCCTGCTTGGCAATGCCCTCGACCACGGGCTGAATGGTGGGGTCATGGGCGATCGCCGGGTAGGCAAAATTTCCACTGCGGGGCGGTTCTGTCGGGTCAACACCCCCCTGGCCATGCACCTGGTACATCGACTCCGCCTCGGTGTAGTAAGGCTCAAAATCGCTGTACTTAAGGCTCCACTCGGGTGAGGTGCCGTCCTGGTGATTCACCGTTTCAAAGTCTCTTTCGCGCATGCGCTGGAGGGCGGCCCCATAAATTTTGGTGTTGCCACCGATCGCATACTTCATCTGCGGCGTGAAGGGTTCGCCGTCGCCGTCGTACCACTGCTCAGGGGCGTGGTAGCGCTGTTTCTGAAAAATATCTACATCGCTGATGTTTTGCTCTTCAAGGGGCATGGCGTCGCCACGCTCTAGCAGCAGAATGCGCTTACCCGACGGGGCCAGCTTGCGGGCCAGGGTGCCGCCCCCCGCCCCAGTGCCAACAATGATCACGTCGTAGTGCTGGTCATCGATAATCATAGCGGTTCCTCACTGGGGGCTAGGAAAATAAGCTGGCTTGATCGGGGCTAGAGAGGATTGAGGGGGTACAGTGCATCCACTGCTAAACTACCGCAAACCCTGTATGGGGTCTGACCGAAGGTTCTTGAAACCCAAGAACAATATCTGCTTCAGGTATTCCTGCCGCCACCAGTTCAGTGGCGATGCCGTCTTCAGTACCATCGCGTTGTACCCAAACTTTGCCATGGCGAATTTCAATATGAATCAGACAACCGTGGTGATGGCGTTGGCCGTTCCAACCCTCAGAGAGAATGACGTATTGGTCGGTATCCGCGTCAAAGGCAGCAAGATTACGAACATCGACATTGGCGTAGACAAGGTGGGTGTAGGGAGTTAAAACTGCACGAATGATCTGACGGTAGCCGTCTAAGGTATCCATCGAGTAACAACCTCCTGCTCAGGGTTAAACGCCACCAGTTTGATAACCTTTCGCTCTAAAAGCATTTTGCCAATTTCTGCTTCAAACAGGTCGAGATATACCGCTTCTCGAATGGCTAGGTACAGAGTTCGGTCTGGTTCGATCAGGCTCAAGGCATTTTGGTAGAGAACGAACTGGCCTAGGGCATTTTCTAAATCACGGATTTCTGAAGGGCCAACAAAACTCTTGATCTCAACAGCGATTTTGTTGGGGCCTTTCTCCGCCGCCAGCAGTTTTTCAGCACCTAAGTCAATAAACAGGTCTTTTTTACCTATGCGTAAACTCAGAGGATCTTGAGTAATTGTCCACTCGTCCTTAATTAGGGCAGTTTTGACAGCATTGTGGTAGATATCCTTCGCAGGCATAGTGGCTCATTTAGTGCAAAGCTGGCTTAAGCAGATCCCAGGGTTCTTAGGAAAGGCGTAGGCAGTCTGAGAAACCGTAGAAGAACCCTGGGATCTTGGAGAAACCCTACTGCCAAACGTAGATCAAGAGAAACAGGATGATCCAAATCACATCGACGAAGTGCCAAAACAGCGAGGTGGCTGCTACGCCAAACTCGCCGCCTGCGTAGTTATTCGGCAAAAACGATCGTCCCAGCATAATCCCCTGCAAGAGCACGCCGGTCATCACGTGCAGACCGTGGAAGCCGGTCAGCAGGTAGAAGGTGCCGCCAAAGACGCCGTCGGTAAAGCCAAAGGGCAACCCCATCCACTCCACCGCCTGGCCGTAGAGAAAAAAGCTGCCCATGGCCATAGTCAGCAGCCAAAAGGCGCGAAAGCCCCAGAGATTTTCTTTGTGCAAAAACCGCTCAGCGAAGTAAATCACAAAGCTGCTCGACACCAGCACGATGGTATTGATCAGCGGCTCGCGTACTTCCAGGCCCTCAACCCCAGCGGGCAGCCAGTCGGTGATATTGGTCTTGTAGACCGTATAGCCCACAAAAAAGCTGAGGAAAATCACGCTTTCCGACAGCAGAAAGACGATGAAGCCAAACATGCGATGGTCTTCTTCTTCGTGCTCGGCGGCGTGGGGGCTGTGGGTGTTGAGGGTGGGGTCGAGGTTAGCTGTGCTCATTGATCAACTCTCCAGCAGGGTTGTTGGCAACTAGGGGTTCGTCGGAGCCGTAGCCGTAGGGGGCAGACACCACAATCGGAATTTCTTCAAAGTTTTCGACCGGTGGCGGCGAGGGAATCATCCACTCCAGGCCAATTGCATTCCAGGGGTTGGCCGGAGCTCGCTTGCCCAAGATCCACGAACTGATCATGTTGAGAATGAAGGGCAGGGTCGAAACCCCCAGCAAAAAACCACCCAGACTAGCGATCACATTCCAGTAGGCAAACTCGGGGTCGTAGGAGGCCACTCGCCGGGGCATGCCCATCAGCCCCAGGGGGTGCATGGGGAAAAAGTTGAGGTTGACGCCAATGAAGGTGAGCACAAAGTGCAGCTTGCCCAGGCCCTCGTAGTACATGTGGCCGGTCATTTTGGGGAACCAGTGGTAGATGGCGGCGTAGACCCCCATCACTGCCGCGCCATAAATCACGTAGTGGAAGTGGCCCACCACAAAGTAGGTGTTGTTGACATGAATATCGAAGGGCACCGCCCCCAGCATGACGCCGGTAATGCCCGCGAATAGAAAACAGACCAGGCCGCCTAGGGCAAACAGCATGGGCGTATCGAGCCGCA is a genomic window of Nodosilinea sp. E11 containing:
- a CDS encoding P-II family nitrogen regulator; this encodes MHLVKKIEIIANSFELAKILDSLKKSGVHGHAVIRNVEGEGLRGGSEDLDMTMGDNVYIIAFCMPEQIKTVAENVRPLLNKFGGTCYISDVMEIRSVKCVASL
- a CDS encoding GMC family oxidoreductase translates to MIIDDQHYDVIIVGTGAGGGTLARKLAPSGKRILLLERGDAMPLEEQNISDVDIFQKQRYHAPEQWYDGDGEPFTPQMKYAIGGNTKIYGAALQRMRERDFETVNHQDGTSPEWSLKYSDFEPYYTEAESMYQVHGQGGVDPTEPPRSGNFAYPAIAHDPTIQPVVEGIAKQGCHPYPLPMSLSLRDDDPTGDAEVFGVAPALDFGNVTLKTSAQVTSVLTNPAGTAVKGVQTNINGQPYIFMADIIVLACGAINSAALLLQSANEKHPNGLANSSDQVGRNLMKIQLSSIVQVTTQSNSGKFPRSVGINDYYWGDSQVDYPLGHIQNMGGVLQDAIFAESPPVLSLVTKFMPNFGLKQLATRSIAWWAMTEVLPDPKNRVEVKNGKLYVNFSANNAEAHDRLVYRWLDVLKSVEKDSSVFSRSGMHPRGEVPLPVMAYQCGTCRMGTDPTTSVLDTNCRAHELDNLYVVDSSFMPSSASVGNALTVIANALRVGDHLRERLG
- a CDS encoding sodium-dependent bicarbonate transport family permease, producing MNANLIMSNILNPPVLFFFLGMLAVFVKSDLEIPPPIPKLFSLYLLLAIGFKGGVELTKSGINQQVVLTILAAIMMACAVPLYTFFILRLKLDTYDSAAIAATYGSISAVTFITASAFLTELGMPFDGFMVAALALMESPAIIVGLILVNFFARDEKREFVWSEVLRDAFLNSSVFLLVGSLIIGMLTGEHGWEVLSPFTQDMFYGVLTFFLLDMGLVAAKRIKDLQKTGVFLISFAILIPILNAGIGLLIARAINMPQGDALLFAVLCASASYIAVPAAMRLTVPEANPSLYVSTALAVTFPFNIIVGIPLYLYGINLLWS
- a CDS encoding XisI protein, producing the protein MDTLDGYRQIIRAVLTPYTHLVYANVDVRNLAAFDADTDQYVILSEGWNGQRHHHGCLIHIEIRHGKVWVQRDGTEDGIATELVAAGIPEADIVLGFQEPSVRPHTGFAVV
- a CDS encoding XisH family protein; the protein is MPAKDIYHNAVKTALIKDEWTITQDPLSLRIGKKDLFIDLGAEKLLAAEKGPNKIAVEIKSFVGPSEIRDLENALGQFVLYQNALSLIEPDRTLYLAIREAVYLDLFEAEIGKMLLERKVIKLVAFNPEQEVVTRWIP
- a CDS encoding carbonic anhydrase, which encodes MEHNVSHLNRRTALKLGCGGLLGLATGKVVFGQAKSAAAANLASVGVAMPSPQEALNRLIEGNLRFTQHHLEHPDQSEDRVKELTQAQHPFATVLSCADSRVTAEIIFDQGLGDIFDVRVAGNIATPEVLGSIEYAVELLGTPLLMVLGHERCGAVTAAVENGPLPGAIGTFVQAILPAVNQVKGQPGDAVDNAVSANVRYQTEQLMRSQLIRDRQQSGQLQVVGARYDLDTGTVTLVT
- a CDS encoding heme-copper oxidase subunit III; amino-acid sequence: MSTANLDPTLNTHSPHAAEHEEEDHRMFGFIVFLLSESVIFLSFFVGYTVYKTNITDWLPAGVEGLEVREPLINTIVLVSSSFVIYFAERFLHKENLWGFRAFWLLTMAMGSFFLYGQAVEWMGLPFGFTDGVFGGTFYLLTGFHGLHVMTGVLLQGIMLGRSFLPNNYAGGEFGVAATSLFWHFVDVIWIILFLLIYVWQ